One genomic window of Capricornis sumatraensis isolate serow.1 chromosome 15, serow.2, whole genome shotgun sequence includes the following:
- the OSER1 gene encoding oxidative stress-responsive serine-rich protein 1 encodes MKSEAKDGEEESLQTAFKKLRVDASGSIASLSVGEGTSVRASVRAAAEDTKPKTACASKDSWHGSTRKSSRGAVRTQRRRRSKSPVLHPPKFIHCSTVASSSSQLKHKSQTDSPDGSSGLGISTPKEFNAGECSSSLDTNHTGAVAEPLRTSVPRLPSESKEEDSSDAPQVSQASLQASDLSDFQSVSKLNLGKPCACIGKECQCKRWHDMEVYSFSGLQNVPPLAPERRSTLEDYSQSLHTRTLSGSPRSCSEQARVYVDDVTIEDLSGYMEYYLYIPKKMSHMAEMMYT; translated from the exons GTCCATAGCATCTCTGTCTGTTGGAGAAGGCACAAGTGTCAGAGCGTCAGTcagagcagcagcagaggataCCAAACCTAAGACCGCATGTGCATCTAAAGACAGTTGGCATGG GTCTACAAGGAAATCTTCACGAGGAGCAGTGAGAACCCAGCGTCGCCGCCGTTCCAAGTCTCCTGTCCTTCATCCTCCAAAGTTCATACATTGCAGTACAGTAGCTTCTTCCAGCAGCCAGCTCAAGCACAAAAGCCAGACTGACTCCCCTGATGGCAGCAGTGGGCTGGGAATTTCAACCCCTAAAGAGTTCAATGCAGGAGAATGCTCATCTTCTCTCGATACTAATCACACAGGGGCGGTTGCTGAGCCTTTGAGAACTTCGGTTCCAAGGCTCCCATCAGAGAGTAAGGAGGAAGATTCCTCTGATGCTCCCCAAGTCTCCCAAGCAAGTCTCCAGGCCAGTGATCTCTCTGACTTTCAATCGGTCTCCAAGCTAAACCTGGGCAAGCCATGTGCATGCATAGGCAAGGAGTGCCAGTGTAAGAGGTGGCATGACATGGAGGTATATTCCTTTTCAGGCCTGCAGAATGTCCCTCCCTTGGCCCCAGAACGAAGATCCACACTTGAGGACTACTCTCAGTCGCTTCACACGAGAACTCTGTCTGGCTCTCCCCGTTCCTGTTCTGAGCAGGCTCGCGTCTACGTGGATGACGTGACCATTGAGGACCTGTCGGGCTACATGGAATATTACTTGTATATCCCCAAGAAAATGTCCCACATGGCAGAAATGATGTACACCTGA